The window TACCGCTTGTTGACACAGCAACTCCTTGCATTACCTGAAGTTAATATTGATGAACAAACGTTGTTAAGTATTTCATCGCGATTTTTGGAGATGCTTAAAGCCGATATCTTCATCACCACATTTTGTGTTGAAAACTTCAAACCTAGCGATGAATTTATCAACCAACAAATTGCACTTTCTGTTGATATCATCGCCAGTTATATTCGAAAAATAAGTGCCGAGCTTAATCCTTAGGCTAAAGCTGCTTGAGCTTGCACTTTAGCTGATTGAATATCTTTAGCCAATAACACCTCAGTACCATAGAGCGCAGATAACATCGGCGCTAAACGTTCTTTTTCTTCCTTATCACTGCCATCAGGCTGTAATGTCACCACTATCGCGCGGCAATATTGCTCCATTGGCTGTTTTGCATGTTTTAACCAACCGCGTACATACTTCATGCTTTCAATATCTTCTGCCGACGGCTTTTCTTTTGTCTCCATTGGTGGGTACACCAAGGTAAACAGCTCTCTTCTTGCTAATAAGAGATCCATCTCTTCTAACCATAACCGTGTTTCGTCCATTGAAGAAGGGAATGCATTCATAACACAAACAGGCCAACTATTTGTATCCACCATAATTTTATTCTGCATGATATTCTCACTGTGCCGTATAAAAGTGTACTAGAATGTACACTTTTTAATTAAGCTCAGTCAAGAATGATTATCATTTATATTTTGCAAAATATGCTATCCCATGGATCGGGCATAGGAATAACCTTAATGTGAGTAAAATTATTCTCCCTAAAAATATTAATAAAGGTTGAGTGATGCGTTTTTTAATATGGAATGTTATCCTGATCATATTGTGACTTTTAAAAGCGAAAATATGATGAAAAAAACTCTTCTGATTGCGTATGGGTTATTTATGGCTGTTCCTGCCTTTAATGCAAATGCAGGGGCAACATGTGATGCCTACTTTAAAGAAATGAATGAGCTCGTTAAACAGGCTGAAGAACAATATAAAGATGAAGCCAATGCGGGAGAGCAAATTGCGCTAATGAAATCCCAACTAGAAGAAGCGAAAAAAGTATTATCCAGTTACCCAGATGATGCTCAAGAACAAGCTTGTAGCCAAGCATTAAAAGCGATCGAACAAGCGAAAGAAGCGGTTAAAACGAAATAACGCTCTCTTGCCTATATTCTAGAAAACAGCCTGAATATCAGGCTGTTTTTTTATATTAACGTACCACTAGCACCGATATTTTTGCATAAGAAACAATACCTGATGCATTCGAACCTAATAAATGTGTCGTAATACTTGGATTTCGAGAACCAATCACAATTAAATCAGCATTAACATTTTCAGCTTCTGCTAGAACTTTATCTCTTGGTGAACCAAACTCAACTTTGTAAGTGATTTTATCTGATGGGTAATCAATTTTTTCGATAATTTCTTTGATTTGTTCTTCAGAACGTTCAATCGCTTTTTTCGCAAATGAAGACAGTAAATCATAGTGATAACTGTAGCTCATCGAAAATCTTGAAACATCCGGCACAGAGTGAAATAAGTGAATTGTTGCATTAGAAACTTTTGCCAAGTAGACCGCATGTTTTAATGCATTATCTGTTAAAACATCTTCAGATATGTCCACAGGAACCAAAATAGTTTTATACATACGATGCCCCTTATTAATTGTGTTTATTCATTTTTCAAATCGTATTGTTGTTCATTTTCACGATTTGGTTATTAGGTATTGCGGGTGAATAGTTATCATTAAGCCTTTAAAAGTATAGCCCTACCCTACTTAAAAAGCTGTGAAGTTCCCTACCTTTACAGCAAAAAAGTTTATTGTTCTAAATGCCATTTATGCAAAATACGATGAATAAATGGGGTTACAATCAACCCAATACTAATAATAAAAACACTTTGCAAAAATAAACCATAAATCGCAATAAAAAAACGCCCACCTTGGGTGATTGGAGAGGGTTCGATAGCCTGCCCACTCAGCATTGAGAGCGCATTGAGCATCGATTCAACAATGGAGTGCCCTTCAATAAAATAAAAACCAATAATACCCGGCAATAACCCAAGGAAAAAAACCAACAGGGCCAATAAATAAAAACGCACTACCCTGAGGACAAAATGCTCAATACGCACTAATTCCTTCGAAAATTTTTCCATATACACCTAGAAGCTGTTTATCT of the Providencia rettgeri genome contains:
- a CDS encoding universal stress protein; its protein translation is MYKTILVPVDISEDVLTDNALKHAVYLAKVSNATIHLFHSVPDVSRFSMSYSYHYDLLSSFAKKAIERSEEQIKEIIEKIDYPSDKITYKVEFGSPRDKVLAEAENVNADLIVIGSRNPSITTHLLGSNASGIVSYAKISVLVVR
- a CDS encoding DUF5339 family protein translates to MMKKTLLIAYGLFMAVPAFNANAGATCDAYFKEMNELVKQAEEQYKDEANAGEQIALMKSQLEEAKKVLSSYPDDAQEQACSQALKAIEQAKEAVKTK